A genomic stretch from Corynebacterium terpenotabidum Y-11 includes:
- a CDS encoding HIT family protein yields MASVFSKIIAGELPGRFVYRDETVAAFLTIEPVAYGHTLVVPVEEVDRWTDLDPALWAHLNEVAQHVGAAIVDRFDCPRAGYLIAGFEVPHTHIHVFPAADMSGYNLANALGMAETDPAQMDAAAAAIRAGLKARGVDPAE; encoded by the coding sequence ATGGCTTCCGTGTTCTCGAAAATCATCGCCGGCGAACTGCCCGGCCGTTTCGTCTACCGTGACGAGACCGTCGCCGCGTTCCTCACCATCGAACCCGTCGCCTACGGGCACACCCTTGTCGTGCCGGTCGAGGAGGTCGACCGGTGGACCGACCTCGACCCCGCCCTCTGGGCCCACCTCAACGAGGTCGCCCAGCACGTCGGCGCGGCGATCGTCGACCGGTTCGACTGCCCACGGGCGGGCTACCTCATCGCCGGATTCGAGGTGCCGCACACCCATATCCATGTCTTCCCCGCCGCCGACATGTCCGGCTACAACCTCGCCAATGCCCTCGGCATGGCTGAGACCGACCCGGCACAGATGGACGCCGCCGCCGCGGCAATCCGGGCCGGACTCAAGGCACGCGGAGTGGATCCGGCGGAGTGA
- a CDS encoding L,D-transpeptidase, translating into MTSNYTYRGRHRAANATHTRRNIALVGASTAALAGLGAAPAMASPVDDLNAQIAEGALDAHDSAQDQAAEVPEQFRDVYEQGVTNLTDVVAPGALDQRAAEQAAAEAAAAEQARQDAWNDTTNTPCPVTAKACVDLDGRRAWLKNGDDTFYGPVYISSGAPGEDTETPRGTFYVTYKVKDEVSHEFNDAPMPNSVYFTWSGHAFHSGDPDVDSAGCIHLGGNDSAVFFDNLQEGDEVFIY; encoded by the coding sequence GTGACTTCCAACTACACTTACCGCGGCCGCCACCGTGCCGCGAACGCCACCCACACCCGGCGGAACATTGCCCTGGTGGGCGCCTCGACGGCCGCTCTTGCCGGCCTCGGTGCCGCACCCGCTATGGCATCCCCCGTCGATGACCTCAACGCCCAGATTGCCGAGGGCGCACTCGACGCCCACGACTCCGCCCAGGACCAGGCCGCCGAGGTGCCTGAGCAGTTCCGCGACGTCTACGAGCAGGGTGTCACCAACCTGACCGACGTCGTCGCCCCCGGCGCCCTGGACCAGCGTGCCGCCGAGCAGGCCGCGGCCGAGGCCGCCGCCGCCGAGCAGGCCCGGCAGGACGCCTGGAATGACACGACCAACACCCCCTGCCCGGTCACCGCGAAGGCCTGCGTCGACCTCGATGGGCGTCGCGCCTGGCTGAAGAACGGCGACGACACCTTCTACGGTCCGGTCTACATCTCCTCCGGAGCCCCCGGGGAGGATACCGAGACCCCCCGCGGCACCTTCTACGTGACCTACAAGGTCAAGGACGAGGTCAGCCACGAGTTCAACGACGCCCCGATGCCGAATTCGGTGTACTTCACCTGGTCCGGCCACGCCTTCCACTCCGGCGACCCGGACGTCGACTCCGCCGGCTGCATCCACCTCGGCGGCAACGACTCAGCCGTCTTCTTCGACAACCTCCAGGAGGGCGACGAGGTCTTCATCTACTAG
- the crtI gene encoding phytoene desaturase family protein, with translation MAERTRVVVIGGGVAGLATAGLLARDGYRVTVLERTDATGGRAGSLTVADDPAAAGFRWDTGPSWYLMPEAFDRFFELMGTRTEDQLELVDLEPGYRVLPEGLPPVDVPVGVDRIAALFEELEPGAGEEVRRYLAEAGDTYRIAVERFLYTHFSSPAPFLHWSVLRRAGRLVRLLLGSLENLVDRRFTDRRLRQILSYPAVFLSSRPADTPALYQLMSYTDLVQGVQYPLGGFTALVDALHRLAVEHGAQIRTGVEVTRILTDRASANPLRRIPGLGRIVPDRARATGVLLSDGTEIAADVVVSAADLHHTETALLPAGLRTYPERHWTTRNPGVGAVVVMLGVRGELPELAHHTLIFSEDWTPDFAAVFDSVPGGTGASNSVYVSRPSATDPDVAPDGHENLFILVPVAADPTMGHGDAYADGAASDQVTRIADAAVALVAARAGIDDLASRIIVRRTLGPADFAERYHSWHGWALGLAHTLRQSAFLRGTNNSRAVANLYYAGSTTTPGVGVPMCLISAENVLNRLRAAGGSI, from the coding sequence GTGGCTGAGCGCACCAGAGTCGTCGTCATCGGAGGTGGTGTGGCCGGCCTGGCCACCGCCGGCCTCCTCGCCCGGGACGGGTACCGGGTCACTGTCCTGGAACGGACCGACGCCACCGGAGGACGTGCCGGATCGCTGACTGTCGCCGACGACCCCGCGGCCGCCGGCTTCCGGTGGGACACCGGCCCGAGCTGGTACCTCATGCCGGAGGCTTTCGACCGGTTCTTCGAGCTCATGGGCACGAGAACAGAGGACCAGCTCGAGCTTGTGGACCTGGAACCCGGGTACCGCGTCCTCCCCGAAGGCCTGCCCCCGGTGGATGTGCCGGTGGGGGTTGACCGCATCGCCGCCCTGTTCGAGGAACTGGAACCGGGTGCCGGGGAGGAGGTTCGTCGCTACCTGGCAGAGGCCGGCGACACCTACCGCATCGCCGTGGAACGTTTCCTCTACACCCACTTCTCCTCCCCGGCGCCTTTCCTGCACTGGAGTGTGCTGCGCCGCGCCGGGCGGCTGGTCCGCCTGCTGCTCGGCTCCCTGGAGAATCTGGTCGACCGGCGGTTCACCGACCGGCGGTTGCGGCAGATCCTCAGCTATCCGGCGGTGTTCCTCTCCTCCCGCCCGGCGGACACCCCCGCCCTGTACCAGTTGATGAGCTACACCGACCTCGTCCAGGGCGTGCAGTACCCGCTCGGCGGGTTCACCGCGCTTGTGGACGCCCTGCACCGGCTGGCTGTGGAGCATGGTGCGCAGATCCGTACCGGGGTGGAGGTGACGCGGATCCTCACGGACCGGGCCTCGGCCAATCCCTTGCGCAGGATCCCCGGTCTCGGACGGATCGTCCCGGACCGCGCCCGGGCCACCGGCGTGCTTCTCTCCGACGGTACGGAGATTGCGGCGGATGTGGTGGTCAGCGCCGCTGACCTGCACCACACCGAGACCGCACTGCTGCCTGCCGGCCTGCGCACCTACCCGGAACGGCACTGGACCACCCGGAACCCGGGGGTCGGGGCGGTTGTGGTGATGCTCGGTGTGCGCGGCGAGCTGCCGGAGCTGGCGCACCACACCCTGATCTTCAGCGAGGACTGGACGCCCGACTTCGCAGCGGTCTTTGACAGTGTGCCGGGCGGAACCGGGGCATCTAACTCGGTGTACGTCTCGCGTCCCTCGGCCACCGACCCTGACGTCGCCCCCGACGGACACGAGAACCTGTTCATCCTGGTCCCGGTGGCCGCCGATCCCACGATGGGGCACGGGGACGCCTACGCCGACGGTGCCGCGTCCGACCAGGTGACCCGGATCGCGGACGCCGCGGTCGCCCTGGTCGCGGCACGGGCCGGGATCGACGACCTGGCGTCCCGCATCATCGTCCGACGTACTCTCGGCCCTGCTGATTTCGCCGAGCGGTATCACTCCTGGCACGGCTGGGCGCTGGGGCTGGCCCACACGCTGAGGCAGTCGGCGTTCCTGCGGGGAACGAACAACTCCCGGGCGGTGGCGAACCTGTACTACGCAGGGTCGACCACCACACCGGGAGTCGGGGTGCCGATGTGCCTGATCAGTGCGGAGAACGTGCTGAACAGGCTCAGGGCGGCGGGCGGGTCCATCTAG
- a CDS encoding sensor histidine kinase — protein sequence MAITKDSTKDSSKDSTRRRYPGVFLSHFPLRVSLVLVMTALAALGLAVSGAVVTGMMQQFLTNRVDEQLISATREWASGPADSSQLSGNGLSDSGSDLQDSEAQAGPMTPPSQFYVAIMSSDGEWSFRYNPQSGQSAPDISSLTEVTSPVTVSAVSGSEESTPWRAAAVLNDSGQVVVVALPMDGEYHIMTQLLVVLVTIGVIVLILLVVGSLYLVRRALQPLYLVERTAGRIAKGQLDERVPEWSPNTEVGRLSVALNRMLAQIQGAFIAVNTSERQAREAEASMRRFIGDASHELRTPLTSVRGYADLYKSGATTDADMVVDRISSEAGRMSLLVEDLLTLVRMDEGRPLRTDPVDLMDLSVAAVDNARAGFPGREVRLVNETRSIPVTIGDANRLHQIIGNLMTNALRHGGEDARVTLKLTQSEPGAETPMVGVDVIDDGVGIPAEDLPHLFERFYRADVSRARSSGGSGLGLSIVKSLVEAHGGTITVESAPGEGTTFHLCLPAAPEMLDESDIEELDD from the coding sequence GTGGCGATCACGAAGGACAGCACCAAGGACAGCAGCAAGGACAGCACCCGGAGACGTTACCCCGGCGTCTTCCTGTCCCATTTCCCGCTGAGGGTGTCGCTGGTCCTGGTGATGACCGCGCTGGCGGCCCTCGGACTCGCCGTCTCCGGGGCAGTGGTGACCGGGATGATGCAGCAGTTCCTCACCAACCGGGTGGACGAGCAGCTCATCAGCGCCACCCGGGAGTGGGCGAGCGGGCCGGCGGATTCGTCACAACTGTCCGGGAACGGGCTGTCCGACAGCGGTTCGGACCTGCAGGACTCCGAGGCCCAGGCTGGACCGATGACCCCGCCGAGCCAGTTCTATGTCGCCATCATGTCCTCAGACGGGGAATGGTCCTTCCGCTACAACCCGCAGAGCGGGCAGTCCGCCCCGGACATCAGCTCGCTGACCGAGGTGACCTCCCCGGTGACCGTGTCGGCGGTCAGCGGTTCGGAGGAGAGCACGCCGTGGCGGGCCGCCGCGGTACTCAATGACTCCGGCCAGGTGGTTGTCGTCGCCCTGCCGATGGACGGCGAGTACCACATCATGACCCAGCTGCTGGTGGTGCTGGTCACCATCGGTGTGATCGTGCTCATTCTGCTCGTGGTGGGCAGCCTGTACCTCGTCCGCCGTGCCCTGCAACCCCTCTACCTGGTGGAACGCACCGCCGGGCGGATCGCGAAGGGGCAGCTGGACGAGCGTGTGCCGGAATGGTCGCCGAATACGGAGGTCGGACGCCTGTCGGTGGCGCTCAACCGGATGCTCGCCCAGATCCAGGGCGCGTTCATCGCGGTGAACACCTCGGAGCGACAGGCCCGTGAAGCCGAAGCGTCGATGCGTCGCTTCATCGGGGACGCCTCCCATGAGTTGCGCACCCCGCTGACCAGCGTCCGCGGGTACGCGGACCTGTACAAGTCCGGGGCAACGACGGACGCGGACATGGTCGTGGACCGGATCTCCTCGGAGGCCGGCCGGATGAGTCTGCTCGTCGAGGACCTGCTGACCCTGGTGCGGATGGACGAGGGACGCCCGTTGCGCACGGATCCGGTGGATCTGATGGACCTGAGCGTTGCCGCGGTGGACAACGCCCGGGCTGGTTTCCCCGGTCGGGAGGTCCGCCTGGTCAACGAAACCCGGTCGATCCCGGTCACCATCGGGGACGCCAACCGCCTGCACCAGATCATCGGCAACCTCATGACCAACGCGCTGCGCCACGGTGGCGAGGACGCCCGCGTCACCCTGAAGCTCACCCAGTCGGAACCGGGGGCGGAGACACCGATGGTCGGGGTGGATGTCATCGACGACGGTGTCGGTATCCCGGCCGAGGACCTGCCGCACCTGTTCGAGCGGTTCTACCGGGCTGATGTGTCGCGGGCGAGGTCGTCCGGCGGCTCGGGTCTGGGGCTGTCGATCGTGAAGAGCCTGGTGGAGGCCCACGGCGGCACGATCACGGTGGAGAGTGCACCCGGTGAGGGCACGACCTTCCATCTGTGCCTTCCCGCGGCACCGGAGATGCTCGACGAAAGCGACATTGAGGAGCTCGACGACTAG
- a CDS encoding alpha/beta hydrolase, translating into MSAPRLGRLLGRLLDRLPDNAWTEDPHRRPLPRTDDPATRPVVLIHGAVGSRSNFTGVVPELRDAGHPVLSVSYGHHGTADLTGNFAEVRRKLAGIVADAGPVDLVGHSQGGLLALAASGTPDLRGKVGRVVGIAADVRGVTGPRHLINLTSRLVPAWRGHLADSPAMAHLQLYAQRSTVPFTQILSTADLFVPADRARAFLDDDPASGAPAHRGRGRVLEVDGIRHEWLPYSRRVGRLVAEVLAS; encoded by the coding sequence GTGAGTGCTCCCCGTCTCGGTCGTCTACTCGGTCGTCTGCTCGACCGTCTGCCCGACAACGCCTGGACCGAGGACCCTCACCGACGCCCCCTGCCCCGCACCGACGACCCCGCCACCCGCCCGGTCGTCCTGATCCACGGCGCGGTCGGCTCCCGCAGCAACTTCACCGGTGTCGTCCCGGAGTTGCGGGACGCCGGTCATCCGGTCCTCTCCGTCTCCTACGGGCATCACGGCACCGCGGATCTCACCGGAAACTTCGCCGAGGTCCGCCGGAAGCTCGCCGGCATCGTCGCAGACGCCGGCCCGGTCGACCTCGTCGGTCATTCCCAGGGTGGTCTGCTGGCACTCGCCGCCTCCGGCACCCCGGATCTCCGGGGCAAAGTCGGACGTGTCGTCGGCATTGCCGCGGATGTCCGGGGAGTGACCGGGCCTCGGCACCTCATCAACCTCACGTCCCGCCTGGTCCCGGCCTGGCGCGGGCACCTCGCGGACTCCCCCGCGATGGCCCACCTCCAGCTCTACGCACAGCGGTCCACGGTGCCGTTCACCCAGATCCTCTCGACCGCGGACCTCTTTGTTCCCGCCGACCGTGCCCGGGCGTTCCTTGACGACGATCCGGCGTCCGGCGCCCCCGCGCACCGGGGAAGGGGACGCGTCCTCGAGGTCGACGGCATCCGCCACGAGTGGCTGCCCTACAGTCGCCGGGTCGGACGCCTCGTCGCCGAGGTCCTGGCGTCCTAG
- a CDS encoding response regulator transcription factor: MTVPLTHQNSSATDTRVLVVDDESNIADLIKARLEFQDFEVRTANDGASALEIAKEFRPDAYILDVMMPEMDGFTVLSKLREAGDEAPVLFLTAKDAVDDRIHGLTLGADDYVTKPFALEEVITRLRVILRRVQPEEKEDESLISYADLTLSDDMHEVTKAGQVVDLSPTEFKLLRYLLINAEVVVSKSKILDAVWEYDFGGDGNVVESYVSYLRRKIDTEDPHLIHTVRGVGYVLRMPRN; the protein is encoded by the coding sequence ATGACCGTGCCGCTTACACATCAGAACTCCTCCGCCACCGACACCCGCGTCCTCGTGGTCGATGACGAGTCGAATATCGCCGATCTCATCAAGGCCCGTCTAGAGTTCCAGGACTTCGAGGTGCGGACCGCCAATGACGGGGCCTCCGCGTTGGAGATCGCCAAGGAGTTCCGACCGGACGCCTACATTCTCGACGTGATGATGCCGGAGATGGACGGGTTCACCGTCCTCAGCAAACTGCGTGAGGCAGGCGACGAAGCGCCCGTACTGTTCCTCACCGCGAAGGACGCCGTCGACGACCGCATCCACGGCCTGACCCTCGGCGCCGACGACTACGTGACCAAGCCCTTCGCCCTGGAGGAGGTCATCACCCGGCTGCGGGTGATCCTGCGTCGGGTGCAGCCGGAGGAGAAGGAGGACGAGTCGCTCATCTCCTACGCCGATCTCACCCTGTCCGACGACATGCACGAGGTCACGAAGGCCGGCCAGGTGGTGGACCTGTCACCCACCGAGTTCAAGCTGCTGCGGTACCTGCTCATCAACGCTGAAGTGGTGGTGAGCAAGTCGAAGATCCTCGACGCCGTGTGGGAGTACGACTTCGGTGGGGACGGCAATGTGGTGGAATCCTACGTCTCCTACCTGCGCCGCAAGATCGACACGGAGGACCCGCACCTGATCCACACCGTCCGTGGTGTCGGCTACGTCCTGCGCATGCCGCGTAACTGA
- a CDS encoding esterase/lipase family protein — MKDEDLAGYIDALTAAAAADNADPDQRSWTEQLASFSDGLRNAFGMGSRLVKLAPKGSDAEPVGARQSFAGYVDDHWSARPEAYRPYPVVLIHGTISAKAIWQNLVNLLRDDGFVVFAPDYGHHGTGELRRSARDLAAYIDQVLAATGAEKVDLVGHSQGGLLARHLINEMDFDDKVHHLVTLSAPHHGTSLNAQLASLISTNDLAAKVAEATVTRFMGVAGMQQVIGSPFLTDLSYSPETRPGVRYTCLATKVDTTVVPPESGFLEPDTENADGTQVRVINEFVQERGAGRVLHNEMPTDPDVQRIVHEVLVAGLE; from the coding sequence ATGAAGGACGAGGATCTTGCCGGGTACATCGACGCCCTGACCGCCGCCGCGGCCGCCGACAACGCCGACCCGGACCAGCGCAGCTGGACTGAACAACTGGCGTCCTTCTCCGACGGACTGCGCAACGCCTTCGGTATGGGGTCCCGCCTGGTGAAACTCGCCCCCAAGGGGTCGGACGCCGAGCCGGTCGGCGCGCGACAGAGTTTCGCCGGCTACGTCGACGACCACTGGTCCGCACGCCCCGAGGCGTACCGGCCCTACCCGGTAGTGCTCATCCACGGCACGATCTCCGCCAAAGCGATATGGCAGAACCTCGTCAACCTGCTGCGTGACGACGGTTTCGTCGTCTTCGCCCCGGACTACGGGCACCACGGCACCGGGGAACTGCGACGCTCCGCCCGCGACCTCGCCGCCTACATCGACCAGGTGCTGGCCGCGACCGGGGCGGAGAAGGTGGACCTTGTCGGGCATTCCCAGGGCGGGCTGCTGGCCCGTCATCTCATCAACGAGATGGATTTCGACGACAAGGTGCACCACCTCGTCACCCTGTCCGCACCGCACCACGGCACCTCGCTGAATGCGCAGCTGGCATCCCTGATCAGCACCAATGATCTGGCGGCGAAGGTGGCGGAGGCGACCGTGACCCGGTTCATGGGCGTCGCCGGGATGCAGCAGGTCATCGGCTCACCGTTCCTCACCGACCTGTCCTATTCACCGGAGACGCGGCCCGGGGTGCGCTACACGTGCCTGGCGACGAAGGTGGACACCACCGTCGTACCACCGGAATCGGGGTTCCTGGAGCCGGACACGGAGAACGCCGACGGCACGCAGGTGCGCGTCATCAATGAGTTCGTGCAGGAACGGGGTGCCGGTCGCGTCCTGCACAATGAGATGCCCACTGACCCGGACGTGCAGCGCATCGTCCACGAGGTCCTGGTCGCGGGGCTGGAGTGA
- the purD gene encoding phosphoribosylamine--glycine ligase: MRTLVIGNGAREHALAFSLSNDPAVTEVHVAPGNPGIGGVATLHPAVKGEDAAAVVALATELDADLVVIGPEIPLVAGVADALRDAGFAVFGPSGSAARIEGSKAFAKGIMASAGVKTAHAEAVGPGATEEEIAAAIDRFGPTWVVKDDGLAGGKGVVVTPDRAAAIAHVHEVHAAGNPVLLESFLDGPEVSLFCLVDGDTVVPLLPAQDHKRVRDNDEGPNTGGMGAYTPLPWLPADGVQRIVDEVCIPVAKQMVAEGCPFSGLLYAGLAWGADGPAVVEFNCRFGDPETQAVLDLLTTPLGGVLAAVANGTLAELPPLEWEDGYAVTVVLAAEGYPENPVTGAPISGAGAGDETRGVRAAGVAEKDGVLVASGGRVLNVIGKGATLVEARDAAYAELATIDLPGGHYRSDIGLAAVEGRIAVPE, encoded by the coding sequence ATGCGCACACTCGTCATCGGCAACGGAGCCCGCGAACACGCCCTGGCCTTCTCCCTCTCCAACGATCCTGCGGTGACGGAGGTGCATGTCGCTCCCGGGAACCCGGGGATCGGCGGCGTTGCGACGCTCCACCCCGCCGTCAAGGGGGAGGACGCGGCGGCCGTCGTCGCCCTCGCCACCGAACTCGACGCCGACCTGGTGGTCATCGGCCCGGAGATCCCTCTGGTCGCAGGCGTCGCGGACGCGCTGAGGGACGCCGGTTTCGCGGTCTTCGGCCCGTCCGGGTCCGCCGCCCGGATCGAAGGATCGAAGGCCTTCGCGAAGGGGATCATGGCGTCTGCCGGGGTGAAGACCGCGCATGCGGAGGCCGTCGGCCCGGGCGCCACCGAGGAAGAGATCGCCGCGGCGATCGACCGGTTCGGGCCGACCTGGGTGGTCAAGGACGATGGTCTGGCCGGCGGTAAGGGGGTCGTGGTCACCCCCGACCGGGCTGCCGCGATCGCCCACGTCCATGAGGTCCACGCCGCCGGGAACCCGGTACTGCTGGAGAGCTTCCTCGACGGCCCGGAGGTGTCACTGTTCTGCCTGGTCGACGGGGACACCGTGGTGCCGTTGCTCCCGGCCCAGGACCATAAGCGCGTCCGGGACAACGATGAGGGTCCGAATACCGGCGGCATGGGTGCCTATACCCCGCTGCCGTGGCTGCCGGCCGACGGAGTGCAGCGCATCGTCGACGAGGTCTGCATCCCGGTGGCGAAGCAGATGGTCGCTGAGGGTTGCCCGTTCTCCGGCCTGCTCTACGCCGGTCTGGCGTGGGGCGCCGACGGTCCCGCGGTCGTGGAGTTCAACTGCCGCTTCGGCGACCCCGAGACGCAGGCAGTGCTCGACCTGCTGACCACCCCGCTCGGCGGCGTCCTGGCGGCCGTGGCTAACGGCACGCTCGCCGAGTTGCCACCGCTGGAATGGGAGGACGGCTACGCGGTCACCGTCGTGCTCGCTGCGGAAGGCTACCCGGAGAATCCGGTGACCGGCGCGCCGATCAGCGGGGCAGGTGCCGGTGACGAGACCCGGGGTGTCCGTGCCGCCGGTGTCGCGGAGAAGGACGGGGTGCTCGTCGCCTCGGGGGGTCGCGTCCTCAACGTCATCGGAAAGGGCGCGACGCTGGTCGAGGCCCGGGACGCCGCCTACGCCGAATTGGCGACCATTGACCTGCCTGGCGGCCACTACCGTTCCGACATCGGCCTCGCCGCTGTCGAAGGCCGCATCGCGGTGCCGGAGTAG